The region GGCACCCAAGGATGCAACTATACTGCACATTGTAGCTTAGTTTTCTATGCTGAGTTATAATACTACAGTGTAAGGACTACAAACATACACAAAGCTAGAGGAAGTTCAGGAGAAACCCTATCATTTTCATAGACCTCCTACAGATATTTTTGCATACTTGGAAAGCTGCTCTATAGCCACCAGGCACAGAAATGACAATACAGATCACAACGAGCACTAGAGATAAAAGGTACAAGCCCTGAGCACTGAAGGGCTCAGACAGGGCTCACAttcatttctctctcttgtTCATTCTCTCCCCCAGGCAACCTAAACCAGAGAGTGTGCACTGACTGGCTGCAAGGATGTCAGCCAGTGTCATGGCAAAATGCCTGGTGGAGGCTTAAGTCTCAACAAAGCCACTTCATTCTTCTCAGAGAGTCAACATCTGTGTCTGTTGTCATCCCGTTGATAGGCGTTGTGATCATTTCTGCCCAGACACCAGTACCCAGAGAGATAAATAGGTACTGAATTCAGCAGACAACAACAAATCACAGCCTTCACAGAGGCTGAATTTCACATCAGGAGTTTCACTCTATCCTGTTTTCTTGGTGAGGAGGAGACAGAGATGCAACTGCTGAAGTAGATCTAGGATTCCTACTGGAACCATAAGAGAAACAGCTGCTCTTGGGAAGTCTAAAAGGAGAGTGAGCAAGTGTTCAATGAAGATTTGGGAAGAAAACTAGCCAGGTACAATCAGGAAGTTGCCAAGTATCACATGACACTGACCAACAGATCTTGAGAGGAACCTCTGCGTGTGCTAGACTTAATCCAGGTATGGAGCCCATAGCATGATTCCCAGCAAAGAATCCCTGAAGGCCAGCTCTGAAGAACAGACTCTCAAGGAACCAGGTTGAGAGAAAACCTCTTTCAGAAATATGCTAGGGTttatgttttgtagaaaaaCGAGTATGAAAGTTTAAACTCAAATGTATTAGCAAGAGTGCAGTCAGCAGGCAAGACATTTCTCACAGCTATTTGGCACTGCTGACACTTGGATACTGTGAAGAGTTTGGGCTCCCAAGTCAAAGAAAGACCTTAACAGACTAGAGAAAATGTCATCCACAGGCCATCAAGATAGACAGAGGCTGGACCACAGAACATAGGAGGGGATGTTAGGCaagctgggtttgttcagcctggggagaaggcagcagaggAGAATCTTACCACTGCCTAGAGCTACCTACCTGTAAGATGCAGAGAAAACTGCACCTGGAGCAGTGTGTTTTAACTGCTGCGTTCGATCTTTGCACAAGAATCTGACTATTTTGAGCACAGGGTTGGACCAGAGATCCCCACAGATTATtgcaacctaaattattctatgactATATGTGCGACTATGCAGGAGGCCTTAACAAAAAGGGGAATACATAACATTTCAGTGAGAGCATCAGAGCAACTTGTTAAAATTGACTCCTATTCACACTGacctgcaatatttttttttataaaatggcCATAGCAACAGGATATTAAATCCTGCTCTCAAACAGGTGTGACTATAGGATTTGCAAAGCCAGTAAAAACTAACTGCCCAGCTACGTGAACTAATTCTCCAAGCACTTCTTATAGAAAACAAGATACAAAAGATACATCAAAGGAAATGCTCTTCTGTAGCCTTGCCCATTTTGTTTGCCAGTTTGCAaggttaaagaaaaattataagATGGAGCAGTCTTTATGACTactattaatttttcattatgacTATTCACATGGGATCATAACAACAGTAACAagctggaagaggaggagaataTTTTTGGAGAAGCAATTGCTGGTGGAGACCTGTCAAACAACAGAGCAGTGGAAAACAGATGAGACACTTGTTCTGCTCAGCAATTAACAAAAATAGTCAGTCATGCAACAGCCACAGCACTGACATTAGGTGAGGGCGGGGGGGAGGTGCATTCAGCTCTAAGAAATAACTCAAAACTGAAACAACAGGGAGAAAAAGTAGCTTCTGCCTCAGAACAAGTAGCTCCTGCTTCCCCCCTGCTGACTGAGATCTAAGGTGGGGAGAGCTCAGGAAGTCCAGTTTAGAGATGTATGTAGATCCACACAGACTTAATTAGAGCAACGATTAAGTCTGATGTGATGACTTCTGTCATCTTCACAAAAATGTGGAGTGCTCAAAGCCAGAGGCTGATAGAAGAGAAAGGATGTTGGGGTCGTTGAGGCAGCAATAAAATGAAAGTGCTTAAAGGTTTCCTCTTCATTTGTCCTAGATTTTACAATTGCTTCCAGCACACCAGCAGAGGACACTTGTCATGCGTGAGCTGCTATCATAGTTCCCACCTGGTCCTCAACTAAGGATGCACCTGAAATGTTGTTTGCTGGAGAcacatttaaatgaaatacCACTGTGCTCTTTTCCTGATGTTATGTATGTTTGCTCCCTACTGAGCAAAAAGGGCAACATAACATTTCAGTGGGCACATCAGGGCAACTTGTTCAAATTGGCTGCAACTGATCATTGTCAGTACCTGAATAGCTGGTATTTACCACGATCAGAGACAACAGACACCACTGGTCAGAAATCTGGTCTGCCTCAATTATCACACTGTCAGTCTTAGTAATCTTAGCAGCAAGATTATCTGCTAGTGCTGACCAAAATGAAATAGAGCTTGGACACCCAGTAACCATCTCTCCTATTTCACCTTGGCTATAATCTCCTCGGAGGAAATGATGGAACAAATGAAAGCTGCAGTTGGCTGTGCACGGCACTCAGATATGGGACAGGTGCAGCTGACAACCATGTTCTGTTCAATGCGAGTCGCAAGATACTCACTCCAACAGGGCTGTgaaggcagaagaggagagaacAGGAGCTGCACCACCTGGGTCATGCCACCCTGGAAGCCCACCCTACCCAGCAGAGGGtgcacaaaaccaccacaaaccaTGGATAAATACTCAAAAGCACAAAGGTGGGAACGTTTGGATCTGAAGGATCACAATAAACAACGGAGCTGAGGAAAAAGAATGTGTGTGATCTGTGAAAATCACCTGAAAACAGCTTCACCACAGCAAATCAACTGCCACCAACTAGGCAGCAGCAATTCCCTACCAAATTACAGGAGCGAAAGACGCCAGGACCTTCACCTTGCAGCAGTAGTGCATGCAGCAGAGGGTTGGTGGCTTCTCAGTAGGACACAGCTGGTTCACACAGACTGGGCAGTGGGTTCCTGGGCTCGGGGGGGGCTGGGCATCCTGTACTTGCAGCCCCGAGGAGATAAGCAGGGTCTCAGGGTTCTCCATATAGCATTGGATCAGGAAATCCACATTCCACCTGCAGTGCATGAGGAGGTGCCGAGCAACATCACTTGGGATGCTCAGAGTATCCTGGACCTGCTGTACTGTCTGGTTCATGAGCACCTTCGCCTCCTCTGGACTAAGTGTGTGCCCCATTGGCACCTGCAGCATTGCCATGAGAAACTCTTCCAACCTGCCTATCCCAGGATTCAACCTGACATGGAAAAATGTGTTATGTCCCTACAGGGTAGACATGCACACCCCTCCACATCTGGTGACATGCATCCCTACCGATACAGGCAGTCTGTGTCATCATCATCCAGAGATGCCTCTGGTGGCCTGCTCTGAAAAACCATCTGTGCCTGGCCCCCAAGAGGTGTTGTGGGTTCAGCAGAGATGTATTCCAAGACATGAGGCCTCTCCTCCTGGCGCCGGAGATAGCCCTGGTTCAGTAAGTACAGGACACAGGACAGCACGTCCACGCTGTGGCAGCAGAAGCTCAGGAACTGCAGCCCTGGACACAACTCGCCCCTCTGACAGGCATCAATCACCTACAGCAGCAAGGAAGCCCCACACTGCAATGCAGTGCAGCACCCAGGAAAACCCCCTCTCCTCCTCAATCCCTCCATACCCTAAACACCAGGTTGTCAATGTGGAGCTGCTTCTCCACCTTGAGGATGCGGGTGATGAGGCAGCAGAGGacattcctcttcctttccaggGTGCTGACATCAGCCCTCTCCACCTGCAGGTACctctgctggggcagcagccTCAGGTGGCGGCCAGAGGCACAGGCCAGGGCTGCTTGGTTCACCTGCAGCACACCTGGAGCCAGCACCCAGCCCGGGTCAGCCAGGCCCTGAGCTGGGCCCTGAAGGAGCCCCAGGACACACGTGGGGCTGCTGGACCCAGCCATGGGCCTCCTGCTGCGGCCTTCACAGGTGTCGGCCCCATCCCTGTTCCCCACATGTGGCCCCAAGCAACAGTGACACCCACCACCCCTGGCCCTGTTCCCCAACCCTGCACACACACCCGAGACCGACCCACGCTGATACACACCCCACACGTGGCCCCAAGACCAGCCCCACACACAACCCCCAGCCCCCAACTTGAAAGACAgacctgcaccccaaacacCCACAGACCCACCCCAGCCCACTCGCTTCCCCTACAAGCTCTGGTATGctcaccccagcacccccaggggCGCCCAGCCCCACACCCACCTCCTGGCGTGCAGCTCCGCACCAGGACGCCCTCGCCGTGGGTCAGCGGTGTCAGCGCAtggtgcagcagctcagcagggagCCCGGTGGCCTGCAGCAGGGCCTccacagccacctcctgcaGGAGGGCATGGAAAGGAATGGCCGGCCAAGCCCCACCAAACAAGGGGGGCCTCTGCCCCAAACACCCCCGCACACCCCACCAGAAGGGAGGGAACAACCCTGCtgtgctccagcacccaccgCAGCACCAGCTCCTACCTCAGCACTGTTGAAGCACAGCAGGATGTACATCTGCAGGGTGGACACGTGGAGGACGCAGTCTCCAAACTGCAGCTCGGCGTGGCCCAGCCATGTCCACTGCAGCCGCCGAGGCTTTGAGCActcccagcccagctggctCTGGCCTGCCAGAGACGGCATCAGCGCAGGGCTggggccagctctgctgggcactCCCAGCGcttcccagcactgctgctgccgctggctGAGCTGCTGAGGGGCAGGCTGGGCACCACGAGACCCCCCGCACACCCACGGCCGCCACACTCACTCCGcctgcagaaggcagcaaacTCATCCAGGGGGGAcctcagagcagctgggaaaaaCCTCCCAGGTTCATCCATGTAGCAGAATGGGGACACAGGCCAGCAGCGTGGGGACAGGGCCAGCACCTTCACCTCTGGCACATCTGCCACCGaggctgtccccagcacctggACATGAGGGCAGCTCAGCACAGGCCCCGGGATCCCTGTGAGGAACGTGggcagcctcctgctctccccacccCACCGGCACGCTCACCTCGTCCAGGCCCGTGTCCAGCTCCACCAGCCACttgtcctgctcctgcagccggAAGAGGTAAAACTGCTGCTGGAGCTCCTCTGACTCGGCCAAGTTCCTCAGCATCTCCTGGGGGAAGCGGCTGGGGAAGCACAGCCCAATCTGCTCCACGACAGCTCCTTCCAGCCAAGACAGCCCTTGCGCCAGGAGCCGGTCCCCCAGGTAGTGCCTGCCACAGGCCACAGGGTCAGGTCAGGAGCCAGCCCGAGCCCTGTGGCCACCAGCCACCCACCAGCAGAGATGGCCTCAGCCCTCTCCGTGCCAGGCTAGGCAGCACCCGTCTCCCTTCCCTGTCACCAGCAGGGAATGTGCCTCCACAGCCTGGCAGCGCCCACAGGCCCTCACAgcctttcccctccccacacCAGAGATGGGAAAAGCAAGCGGGAGCATCACAGCCACACCAGCCCAGGCTCAGCCACAGCCCCAGTGCCACCTGCACCTCCCTCGCCACGCCACACCAGCCCTCTGGTGCTGTGGAGACATGGCACCCTCACCGGTAGAAGTGCTCGAAGGTGTGAGCAAGCTCCAGGCCACTGAAGACAACAAAGGGCTCCAGgatctgctgcagctgctgcaatgGGCCcatgctgcctgcagccccctgcagctcctggatcTTCCTGTCCAGGTAGCGGGCAAACTGCTCGCTCACCTGCAGAGGAACAGGGCTGGTGCAGAGGGGGCTCACCGGGCGCCAAGGCCGGGCTGGGGAAAAGTCCCTGGGGGGAACAGCCAGGAAACCCTGGGGCTCTTGGGCAGGGGCCAAGGGTGTGCAGGCACCAGCCCAGGACAGCACACAAGCACTCACAGCTGGGTACCATCCAGGGCCACCACAGGACTAGGTTCCATGACCTGACTGGGGGGCTAAGACACCCCCCACCCGGAGCTCACCCAAGGCTGTGGGCCAGGGCAGCCTCCCAGGCAGTGCCAGCGGCTGGTGACACTGGGGCCCGGCACTGGTGCCACGCTCCCTTGACTCACGTGCAGGGTGGCGAGGAAGGAGAGTTGCAGCAAAGCCCCTGCAAAGCCCTGGCCCAGGGCCAGCATGAAGGCGGCCTGCTGCCCAAAGAGCTCCTCCGTGGCCCCACGCAGGCGCTGGTACAGCCCACAGTATCGCTCCACGAGGTctggtgcctgccctgccaccTCCAAGAACCCCTgcacctgcggggaggcagcaCGACAGGGGTGAGCCCCACAGTGGGACGCGCCTGTGCCCTGCGGGAAcctccacagccccagccctgctctgccgaCACCGGCTGCCTGGGTCCTGGCCAGAGGCCAGCTGGAGGCCCTGGTGCTGTCAGGGGCTGCTGAGCACTTGGGgtgaggagggagcagagcccgaggGCTCAGCAGAGGCTGCGGCGGCAGGACAGAAGTGCAGCAGCCACCCAGCAGGAATAAGTTGCCCAACGCTGGACCCATCTCCCAGCCCGGGCACAAGGGCCAGGCTGATGTCTGAGCCCTGCCCGGGTGGCAAGTGCAGCAGGGCTGTCCCCATGCCCCTCCAGGCCCTGCAGAGGCCAGGTACAGCCCCGCACCCCCCCCACTATCCCAGGGCACCACCAGGCCCTGCTCTCCACTCTTCACaacacctgcccagcacacagtCCCACATGCCCTTTCTGGCCTCACAACTGGCTGTCCAAGCTCTACCTGCTGCTGCACCACACCACGCCAGCACCGCGAGATGCCCCACAGGCTGCTCGACCTCTCCACCGCTGCCTTTGCAGCTCTGGCTGGCACCTCCTTGTTCTTCCTCTCCTGCCCGCCTGCCAAGGGACAGCCCTGGGCTCAGTGTGGCTCTGTGCGCAGGCTCCACACAGCAACCACAGCagcctccccctctccccaagGGGCAGAGAAGATGCCGGGGAGGCATGGCCGCGATGGGGGCACAGCCACCATTCTTCCCCAGCTCAAGAGCCACAGGACTCTCCTTAGAGCTCCCAGGCAGATCCCCACAGCCACAGCCCAGCACCCGGGACCACCATCCCCCAGCTCCATGGGAGGGCAGCCCCTCACTCACCAGCTGCTCTCGCCTCCTctggctctgtgctgctggggtcCACATGCACCAGGAGTTGGGTCAGGCGCCGCACACGGGAACCAAAGACAGCACTGCGGCTGGTGGCACGGCGGGGCAGCTCCACACTCTCCAGGTACTCCCTCAGCAGCCAGGCCAGGGCGCTGATGCCTTCGGGGTCTGCGAGGCCAACCAGACTCAAAGCGGGGTGCCTCAGCCTGAGGCACAGTGTGGATGGGCCCGGGAGAGCACAGGGTACCTGGGCTAGTGATGCTCTCCACCAAGGGGCTCACCAGGGCCTCCCAGCACGTCCTGCCCAAGGCCTGGGCTGCCTCATCGTCAGGAAGGAAGCGGTCGGCAAAGCCCTGCTCGTGCCGCAGAGCCTGGTTCAGcctgcaacagcagctgggcAGCACACAGTGGGGGACTGCAAGGTGGCCCCGGCCCTCTGGGACTGCTGGCGGCCAGGAGAAGCCAGAGTCCCTCCCTGTCCAGCTGGGACACCcggctgctcctctcccagcccTACGGTCCCCCTTGCGGGCTGCCACCACCATCCCCCCAGGCCCTGGGACGCTGGGGTCATGATGACACAGTCGGGAGACAACTCACCGGCCAAAGAGCTGCAGTAGTCGTCCCCGGTCCCGGCAGATCTCCTGGCACCAAGCATGAGCCTGAACAGTGTAGAAGAGGAACGTTCGCCAGCACAGCTGCTCCCTGAAGACTGGCCAGAACGTGGGCTTGGGACCCAGCACCTCGATGCCACGCACACGTGTGTCAATGCCGCCCTACAGGAAAGTGTGACCCTTagctcctccagcctgtccccgACACCCTACACTGCCAGTTCGTCGCCTCCTGCTCCCCTACCTGCTGGCACCGCTTCACTCGGATCTGGATGACGGGCCAGAAGCGGGTCATGTTCTCCAGCAGGACCACTCTGCTGTCTGAAGGCAGGATGGTCACCTGCAGGCAGACAGTGAGCTCTCAGCACGCCAGGCGGCGAGCACCAGTCACCCTGCGTGCTCCCCAGTCACCCCACATTACAGCCATGAGGTGtgtcccccagcagccccgACACAGCCAAAGGGTGCCCCCGGCAGGGCCCCATTCATGGCTCACAGCCCCAGCgcaggctgggctgcagggctgccccTACCCAGGTCTCCAGCTCCCGTTGCCTACAGCCAGGAGGAGgctcccacagcagctcctgctggcccCAGCTCCCTATGGGCCCCATGGCCAGGGCAACACCTTCACAGGGCACAGCAAGGACCAGCCCACTGCTCCCGTGGGGCCCCATGGCCAGAGCAGCCTGTGCCAAACTCACTGTGTTCAGCTCGGTTCTGATGGTGGTTGGGCTGTCACCCCCCAGCACCACGACACGGGCCGGCATGTAGCTGGAGTCCTCGCTGGCCACCAGCATGCTCatctccctgcagcacagcaaacaTGGTGCTGCCAAGCTGTCCCCACCCCCCTGCCCtggcccctgccagccccacacacTGCTGCCCACATCCAGCAGCCCCCAGGATGGGGACCACTGGGGCAGGGCTCACACAGAGCCTCCAAAGCCCTCTCCTCCTTGTACAGCTGCTGGCCCTCCTGGCCCCAAGGCCTCCCAGCCCCGCTGAGCCAGCCCCACCTGACCAGCACCCCACACTGCATGTGCACAGTGATGAAGTGGGAGCCGGTGCTGCCATTTGACTCCCAGTAGGTCTTGGGGTTCCTGTCTGTCAGCTTGCTGGCCCGGTGGGGGTTGGAGGACACCTGCACCTTCTCCCAGCACTTGTCCTCCTTCGCCTCCACGCTGGAGCCTGTGGGGAGCGCACATGGAGCCTCCAGCCGCCTGGCCAGCACATACCAGGCACAGGGCTCCAGATCCCACTCCCTGCTGTCAGTCACCTCGGCACAGGTTGCGCAGAAAGACATCAAAGAAGGGGATGCTGATGGGCTGCTGGCTCCGGCGGTGCTCCTCTATCTGCCCCAACACCAGCTATGGGATGGGTGAGGCTCTTACCAGGGGCCCTGGGTCCTCCTCCCCTTGCCCAccacagggctggggcaggcagggagcagacGGCTGCCCCTCAGTGCCAGGGACGGCTGGATGCCGCAGGACCCAGAGGCCCAGTGCAGCCGGGCCTTCCCAGGCCTACCTGAATGCAGCCAGCCAAGATGCTGGTTGTCAGCTTCCTGCAGAGGCTGCTGTACTTCTCACAGTCGGTCACCAGGTCGAGCAGGGCTGGTGCCAGTGACGGGGCTGTGCGGTGCTTGTCCAGGGCTTTGGCCAGAGCCTCACGAGAGCCCGCATGGCACATCACCGCAGCACAGTCCTTGCTGGCACTGGCCAGGCGGTGCAGGAAGCCCACAACCTCCTGCACCACCTGCTGAGCGGCAGCCATGAGTGGCCAGGCTGGCACCAGGagccctccagccccagcagcggGTGCTGCAGGGCTCCATCCCCCTCACCCTGACACTGCAGCGGGGCTCGCCAGAGCCCAGCCGGGCATAGCACTGGGCACACTGGCCACGAGGATGCGGCCATGGCCAGGATGGCCACTGCCCCCCTCTCCCAGCGCGTTAGCCATGGCACACTGAACTCCAGCAGGCAGGGACCTGCTTCACCAACACTGGGCCCAGCCAAcgcacagcacagccaccaaagctgcccctgcccgccggGAGTCCCGCAGCCTCCTTACCTCCCCATCGCTGCTGTgcgcactcagggagaacaaaCAGGGCTCCACACACTCGTGCCAGGGCAGCACATCCTCCTGGTAACCCTCCAGGAACTTGTTCAGGATCCTGAGTGACAGGGGGCCAACTCAAGCTGGGGCACAGACAGCAGTGCCAGGGGGAGCCCTGCTCCCTACCCCTCTGACAAAGCCAGCACTCCACATGGACCGGGAGCCAAGGCTCCCCAGGCATCTCGGACACCACACCAGCACCCAGGCATCTGCTGCACTGCCCTGGCGTGTCCCAAACAGCATCCAGGCATGTGCTGCTCTGTCCCACGTGGCACCATGCCCTGGGACACCCCAATCAGCACCTGTGGATGTGCTGGGGTGCACCTACCCTGGCCCACAGTCAAAAGTTGAACAGCCCCACCAGCACCGACACATGTGCTGTGTCCTGCAAACATCGCCATGAGCACTCACACCTGCTGCAGAGGACCCAGACCCCCCAAGGATGCTCAGGGACCCACCTGAGGATGCTCAAGCTCATGGCCTTCTCTGTCCCCAGCAGCTTCAAGCTGCgcagcagcagcctgaagcACCCGTGGTCCTGCAGCAGCCGGGCTGCCTCACCAGAGGGGACAGGACCTTCGGCACAGAGCTGCCGCTCCAGGaccaccaccacctccttgGACAAGGTGCTGTTGTcccccaggctgcccagcagtGTCTGCATGTCCCCCAGGCCCAGTGGCACCTCTCTGCCTGCCAGGACAGGGACATACAGGCCTGGCCCAGGCACTCACAGGAGCCATGCCATGGGGTGCTCTGCCCCACAGGCGAGGCAAGCCGTGCCCACTGCGTCCCGGGGCCGGGGCACAGTGGGGCTTTGGGTGCACGGTACCTGCCATCTCCAGGCACAGAGGTAGCCGGTGCTCTGCCAGGCGGTTGATGGTGCTGAGGGCCAGCATGGCCTGAGGGCAGCCAGTGCTCTGCTtgtcccaccagcagctctgcagcaccgTGTGGAGGTCACAGCTCaccagctgctctgccaggcCCCGGTGGCCGTCAATCAGCATGTTCACCACCAGCAACCCATTCTGCACGCCTGAGGAgcccctgcagggacagagccaTGCAggtgccttcctccccccagcacagagcctcCCCTGCACCCACAAGCCACCTGCCTGCCTTGCCCAACTCTCAACACAGAGGGTCCCCCCGCCCCCAGCCACTGCCCTCGCTCTGCCCCTACCCTGGCACCCTCTGCATGGTGCTCATGGCAGCAGGGATGGCACTCAGCAGGCTTGCCGAGCCCTCGCTGGAAGCAGAGCCGATGCTGGCAAAGATCTCTCGCATCATCTGCATGTCAGCCTGGTTCAGGGGCAAGACCTTCCCACTGGTGCCTTCTGGCTCGCCAGCCACAGCTCCCACCAGCACCTTCAGGGCCTGCAAGGTCCAAGCAATCAGAAGGGCAGTGGGCATCTTCGCCACACCTGGGCAAGCCAGTGCCCTTCCTGCCCGCCTCCAGCATATCCTCTGCCACACTCACCGCCAGGCCGGCCTGCtgcaccagggcagaggaggCGTGCTGCTGCATGCCTGCCAGCACGGCCCACACACCACCCTCCGTGGCAAATGCCATGCGCCAGTCGTAT is a window of Columba livia isolate bColLiv1 breed racing homer chromosome 3, bColLiv1.pat.W.v2, whole genome shotgun sequence DNA encoding:
- the LOC102093755 gene encoding cullin-9 isoform X14 is translated as MGLERPERKPGFSAAAIAERGSKKIPSWLLANSKAGTIEGTFPAMVNERHNGNLLVHLGPKLQAYPQELLRQRRGQDGQPEYLIQWSIVSLEERAVGGNGASCAETKPENISMWMSAEEVCATCPTLLGKRKLEGQWVKEEKAASPFTADVPVDEASLLEMKADVRSLVQRARRQMSKSGSPESFILNTIHVLSAYASIGSLASAFKETGALDLLMKMLCHKEKQIRHSAGNMLRALASHDAGSRAYVLLSLSQQDGIEQHMDFDSRYTLLELFAETTSSEEHHMSFEGIHIPQIPGKLLFILVKHYLCVTSLLDKLSSDLEQGGQQQDCAVPSLFPEERSRVKQEFEFSMAMANLILELVHVMGWDHGHKPEPLPRQELQPRTTRSIFQHGATSSTAAQMPGLNSNHGPHKKQGCAFLTSSDFADRSGYMEYLRANLRRGMRVRLLEDCGGVRAGEEGECLQNTNSMHTVQVLWQSTGQTYWMRWHMLEIIGFGDQWEDPAAQEKERSLIESSNLDTVAQPFFCKPFGVLYSLPYLREQPSKASEVLSRSEWWELLFFVKKLEAQGQKEIICLIQQDQGEQLSEVDEEALIQLSVPVELAQKVLRVLEKKCQRSIQRDLRGSHIYTKYFLGRRAEQDARLNTAVSSEGAGCRSTDPEITMAKAAKEELSASTVPPHALAAVAKSDSQLFNELLEREGLFFPEVPEEQIRVLGSSDEASERGSLAKMAAVVDVIQSSSSELGLCLAGLKHIMKILEEEPEPRVSKVQGGLGTRSVGEKLVKAVVELLSTEVAEKALVAVTLRLLAILMMKYDWRMAFATEGGVWAVLAGMQQHASSALVQQAGLAALKVLVGAVAGEPEGTSGKVLPLNQADMQMMREIFASIGSASSEGSASLLSAIPAAMSTMQRVPGGSSGVQNGLLVVNMLIDGHRGLAEQLVSCDLHTVLQSCWWDKQSTGCPQAMLALSTINRLAEHRLPLCLEMAGREVPLGLGDMQTLLGSLGDNSTLSKEVVVVLERQLCAEGPVPSGEAARLLQDHGCFRLLLRSLKLLGTEKAMSLSILRILNKFLEGYQEDVLPWHECVEPCLFSLSAHSSDGEQVVQEVVGFLHRLASASKDCAAVMCHAGSREALAKALDKHRTAPSLAPALLDLVTDCEKYSSLCRKLTTSILAGCIQLVLGQIEEHRRSQQPISIPFFDVFLRNLCRGSSVEAKEDKCWEKVQVSSNPHRASKLTDRNPKTYWESNGSTGSHFITVHMQCGVLVREMSMLVASEDSSYMPARVVVLGGDSPTTIRTELNTVTILPSDSRVVLLENMTRFWPVIQIRVKRCQQGGIDTRVRGIEVLGPKPTFWPVFREQLCWRTFLFYTVQAHAWCQEICRDRGRLLQLFGRCCCRLNQALRHEQGFADRFLPDDEAAQALGRTCWEALVSPLVESITSPDPEGISALAWLLREYLESVELPRRATSRSAVFGSRVRRLTQLLVHVDPSSTEPEEARAAGGQERKNKEVPARAAKAAVERSSSLWGISRCWRGVVQQQVQGFLEVAGQAPDLVERYCGLYQRLRGATEELFGQQAAFMLALGQGFAGALLQLSFLATLHVSEQFARYLDRKIQELQGAAGSMGPLQQLQQILEPFVVFSGLELAHTFEHFYRHYLGDRLLAQGLSWLEGAVVEQIGLCFPSRFPQEMLRNLAESEELQQQFYLFRLQEQDKWLVELDTGLDEVLGTASVADVPEVKVLALSPRCWPVSPFCYMDEPGRFFPAALRSPLDEFAAFCRRSQSQLGWECSKPRRLQWTWLGHAELQFGDCVLHVSTLQMYILLCFNSAEEVAVEALLQATGLPAELLHHALTPLTHGEGVLVRSCTPGGVLQVNQAALACASGRHLRLLPQQRYLQVERADVSTLERKRNVLCCLITRILKVEKQLHIDNLVFRVIDACQRGELCPGLQFLSFCCHSVDVLSCVLYLLNQGYLRRQEERPHVLEYISAEPTTPLGGQAQMVFQSRPPEASLDDDDTDCLYRWNVDFLIQCYMENPETLLISSGLQVQDAQPPPSPGTHCPVCVNQLCPTEKPPTLCCMHYCCKYEKALLRGYVECCSNLTWCTNPQGCDQILLKDGLGYGAACSKCSWISCFNCNFPEAHYPASCSHMSQWVDDDGYYEGMTSEAQSKHLAKLISKHCPSCQAQIEKNEGCLHMTCAKCNHGFCWRCLKPWRPTHKDYYNCSAVVSKAAWQEKRFQDYNERCIFHHHGREFAMSLRNRVSSISVMPKIRTLTFVLDACKMLEQARKVLAYSCVYSYYNQDTESMDIVEQQTESLELHTNALQILLEETLLQHQDLDSSLQLLKAEHFSAGLELVHQIKQRLFAVLWQSTQQDFRVGLQTLADPGQRNVKLSNVSSSASACVGPKHTISCDSPNLEEGGKESEEEEYEPQWQEDYDEDDDLDEDNFLFGNESDNLDCDSYFDDDDAYD